In a genomic window of Camelus ferus isolate YT-003-E chromosome 31, BCGSAC_Cfer_1.0, whole genome shotgun sequence:
- the ADRA1A gene encoding alpha-1A adrenergic receptor isoform X10 translates to MVFLSGNVSDSSNCTHPPPPVNISKAILLGVILGSLIIFGVLGNILVILSVACHRHLHSVTHYYIVNLAVADLLLTSTVLPFSAIFEILGYWAFGRVFCNIWAAVDVLCCTASILGLCIISIDRYIGVSYPLRYPTIVTQKRGLMALLCVWALSLVISVGPLFGWRQPAPEDETICQITEEPGYVLFSALGSFYVPLAIILVMYCRVYVVAKRESRGLKSGLKTDKSDSEQVTLRIHRKNAPAGGSGVSSAKNKTHFSVRLLKFSREKKAAKTLGIVVGCFVLCWLPFFLVMPIGICSPAVRS, encoded by the coding sequence ATGGTGTTTCTCTCTGGAAATGTTTCCGACAGCTCCAACTGCACCCACCCGCCGCCACCGGTGAACATTTCAAAGGCCATTCTGCTCGGGGTGATCTTGGGGAGCCTCATCATTTTCGGGGTACTGGGGAACATCCTGGTGATCCTTTCCGTGGCCTGCCACCGGCATCTTCACTCGGTCACTCACTACTACATCGTCAACCTGGCGGTGGCCGACCTTTTACTCACTTCCACGGTGCTGCCCTTCTCCGCTATCTTCGAGATCCTGGGCTACTGGGCCTTCGGCAGGGTCTTCTGCAATATCTGGGCGGCGGTGGACGTCCTGTGCTGCACTGCGTCCATCCTGGGACTCTGCATCATCTCCATCGACCGCTACATCGGCGTGAGCTACCCGCTCCGCTACCCCACCATCGTCACCCAGAAGAGAGGTCTCATGGCTCTGCTCTGCGTCTGGGCGCTCTCCCTGGTCATCTCCGTCGGGCCTCTGTTCGGCTGGAGGCAGCCGGCCCCCGAAGATGAGACCATCTGTCAGATCACGGAAGAGCCGGGCTACGTGCTCTTCTCCGCGCTGGGCTCCTTCTACGTGCCGCTGGCCATCATCCTGGTCATGTACTGCCGGGTCTACGTGGTGGCCAAGAGGGAGAGCCGGGGCCTCAAGTCCGGCCTGAAGACCGACAAGTCGGACTCGGAGCAGGTGACGCTCCGCATCCATCGGAAAAATGCCCCCGCGGGAGGCAGCGGGGTGTCCAGCGCCAAGAACAAGACGCACTTCTCCGTGAGACTCCTCAAGTTCTCCCGGGAGAAGAAAGCGGCCAAAACCCTGGGCATCGTGGTCGGCTGCTTCGTCCTCTGCTGGCTGCCTTTCTTCTTAGTGATGCCCATTG
- the ADRA1A gene encoding alpha-1A adrenergic receptor isoform X9 — MVFLSGNVSDSSNCTHPPPPVNISKAILLGVILGSLIIFGVLGNILVILSVACHRHLHSVTHYYIVNLAVADLLLTSTVLPFSAIFEILGYWAFGRVFCNIWAAVDVLCCTASILGLCIISIDRYIGVSYPLRYPTIVTQKRGLMALLCVWALSLVISVGPLFGWRQPAPEDETICQITEEPGYVLFSALGSFYVPLAIILVMYCRVYVVAKRESRGLKSGLKTDKSDSEQVTLRIHRKNAPAGGSGVSSAKNKTHFSVRLLKFSREKKAAKTLGIVVGCFVLCWLPFFLVMPIGLSLTPFLTRLNCTSSSCLVLQGMWLLYTVSD, encoded by the coding sequence ATGGTGTTTCTCTCTGGAAATGTTTCCGACAGCTCCAACTGCACCCACCCGCCGCCACCGGTGAACATTTCAAAGGCCATTCTGCTCGGGGTGATCTTGGGGAGCCTCATCATTTTCGGGGTACTGGGGAACATCCTGGTGATCCTTTCCGTGGCCTGCCACCGGCATCTTCACTCGGTCACTCACTACTACATCGTCAACCTGGCGGTGGCCGACCTTTTACTCACTTCCACGGTGCTGCCCTTCTCCGCTATCTTCGAGATCCTGGGCTACTGGGCCTTCGGCAGGGTCTTCTGCAATATCTGGGCGGCGGTGGACGTCCTGTGCTGCACTGCGTCCATCCTGGGACTCTGCATCATCTCCATCGACCGCTACATCGGCGTGAGCTACCCGCTCCGCTACCCCACCATCGTCACCCAGAAGAGAGGTCTCATGGCTCTGCTCTGCGTCTGGGCGCTCTCCCTGGTCATCTCCGTCGGGCCTCTGTTCGGCTGGAGGCAGCCGGCCCCCGAAGATGAGACCATCTGTCAGATCACGGAAGAGCCGGGCTACGTGCTCTTCTCCGCGCTGGGCTCCTTCTACGTGCCGCTGGCCATCATCCTGGTCATGTACTGCCGGGTCTACGTGGTGGCCAAGAGGGAGAGCCGGGGCCTCAAGTCCGGCCTGAAGACCGACAAGTCGGACTCGGAGCAGGTGACGCTCCGCATCCATCGGAAAAATGCCCCCGCGGGAGGCAGCGGGGTGTCCAGCGCCAAGAACAAGACGCACTTCTCCGTGAGACTCCTCAAGTTCTCCCGGGAGAAGAAAGCGGCCAAAACCCTGGGCATCGTGGTCGGCTGCTTCGTCCTCTGCTGGCTGCCTTTCTTCTTAGTGATGCCCATTG
- the ADRA1A gene encoding alpha-1A adrenergic receptor isoform X11, with translation MVFLSGNVSDSSNCTHPPPPVNISKAILLGVILGSLIIFGVLGNILVILSVACHRHLHSVTHYYIVNLAVADLLLTSTVLPFSAIFEILGYWAFGRVFCNIWAAVDVLCCTASILGLCIISIDRYIGVSYPLRYPTIVTQKRGLMALLCVWALSLVISVGPLFGWRQPAPEDETICQITEEPGYVLFSALGSFYVPLAIILVMYCRVYVVAKRESRGLKSGLKTDKSDSEQVTLRIHRKNAPAGGSGVSSAKNKTHFSVRLLKFSREKKAAKTLGIVVGCFVLCWLPFFLVMPIG, from the coding sequence ATGGTGTTTCTCTCTGGAAATGTTTCCGACAGCTCCAACTGCACCCACCCGCCGCCACCGGTGAACATTTCAAAGGCCATTCTGCTCGGGGTGATCTTGGGGAGCCTCATCATTTTCGGGGTACTGGGGAACATCCTGGTGATCCTTTCCGTGGCCTGCCACCGGCATCTTCACTCGGTCACTCACTACTACATCGTCAACCTGGCGGTGGCCGACCTTTTACTCACTTCCACGGTGCTGCCCTTCTCCGCTATCTTCGAGATCCTGGGCTACTGGGCCTTCGGCAGGGTCTTCTGCAATATCTGGGCGGCGGTGGACGTCCTGTGCTGCACTGCGTCCATCCTGGGACTCTGCATCATCTCCATCGACCGCTACATCGGCGTGAGCTACCCGCTCCGCTACCCCACCATCGTCACCCAGAAGAGAGGTCTCATGGCTCTGCTCTGCGTCTGGGCGCTCTCCCTGGTCATCTCCGTCGGGCCTCTGTTCGGCTGGAGGCAGCCGGCCCCCGAAGATGAGACCATCTGTCAGATCACGGAAGAGCCGGGCTACGTGCTCTTCTCCGCGCTGGGCTCCTTCTACGTGCCGCTGGCCATCATCCTGGTCATGTACTGCCGGGTCTACGTGGTGGCCAAGAGGGAGAGCCGGGGCCTCAAGTCCGGCCTGAAGACCGACAAGTCGGACTCGGAGCAGGTGACGCTCCGCATCCATCGGAAAAATGCCCCCGCGGGAGGCAGCGGGGTGTCCAGCGCCAAGAACAAGACGCACTTCTCCGTGAGACTCCTCAAGTTCTCCCGGGAGAAGAAAGCGGCCAAAACCCTGGGCATCGTGGTCGGCTGCTTCGTCCTCTGCTGGCTGCCTTTCTTCTTAGTGATGCCCATTG